The genomic DNA CCTGATCACGCCGTGGAACTATCCCCTGCTGCAGGCAGCATGGAAGATCGCGCCGGCGCTGGGCGCCGGCAATACCGTGGTGATCAAGCCCAGCAACCTGACCCCGCTGACCACGCACCACTTCACGCAGCTGGTGGCCGAACTGGACCTGCCGCCGGGCGTATTCAACCTGGTCACCGGCGGCGCCGAAGTGGGCGCGGAACTGGCCGAAAGCCTGGACGTCGACCTGGTGTCCTTCACCGGCGGCGCCTTCGCTGGCGAGAGCATCATGAAGGCCGCCACCGGCAACTTCAAGCGCATCGGCCTGGAACTGGGCGGCAAGAATCCGAACATCGTCTTTGCCGATGCCGACCTGGATGCAGCGGTCGACTACGCGCTCAACGCCGCGTTCTTCCATGCCGGCCAGGTCTGCTCCGCGGGCTCGCGCCTGATGGTCGAAGACAGCATCTATGATGCATTCATCGGCCGGCTGGCCGAGCGCCTGCCGCGCATCGTGATCGGCAACGGCTTCCACGGCGAGACCCGGATGGGGCCGGTGCAGTCGGCGCAACAGCACGAAAAGATCCTCGGCATGGTGCAGGCCGGCATCGCCGAGGGCGCGCGCCTGGTCCACGGCGGCAAGCGGCCGCCCGGCGACGTATTCAAGCAGGGGTACTGGCTGGAACCGACGCTGCTGGCCGACGTGACGGCGCAGATGAAGATTGCGAAGGAGGAGATTTTCGGGCCGGTGATCACCGCCGAGCGCTTCCGCTCCGAAGCAGAAGCGCTGCGTGCCGCCAACGACACGCCGTATGGCCTGGCCGCCGCGGTCTGGACCCGCGACCTGGACAAGGCCAACCGCATGTCGCGCGCGCTGCGCTTCGGCACGGTTTGGGTCAACGACTACCACCCGTACTTCCCGGAAGCGCCGTGGGGCGGCTACAAGGCAAGCGGCATCGGCCGCGAGCTGGCCCGCATCGGCCTGGACGAGTACACCGAGCTCAAGCACAGCTATATCAACCTCGCCCCGAAGGCGATGGGCTGGTTCGGCGCCTGAGCGCGGCCGACTTCGCAATCGCGTGCGCGGCGGCACCGCCCCCATGGACGCCGCGCACGACGTCACGCAAACGAGGAGATTGCACCATGCAGGCAATCCATGAATACGACTACATCATCGTCGGCGCCGGCTCGGCCGGCTGCGTGCTGGCGGCGCGGCTGAGCGAGGACGCCGGGGTCTCGGTGCTGCTGCTGGAAGCCGGCGGGCCCGACTGGCGCATGGACTGGCGCACGCAGATGCCGGCGGCGCTGGCGTATCCGCTGCAGGGCACCACCTACAACTGGGCCTATGTCACCGAGCCCGAGCCGCACATGAACCACCGGCGCATGACGCAGGGCCGCGGCAAGGGCCTGGGCGGCTCGTCGCTGATCAACGGCATGTGCTATATCCGCGGCAACGCGATGGACTATGACGGCTGGGCGCAGACCCGGTCGCTGGAGAACTGGAGCTACGCCGACTGCCTGCCCTACTTCCGCAAGGCCGAGACCTACGACAAGGGCGCCAACGACTACCACGGCGGCAACGGCCCGCTGCATGTGACCACGCCCAAGGCCGGCATCAGCCCGCTGTTCGACGCCTTTATCAAGGCCGGCGAGCAGGCCGGCTACGGCCGCACCGATGACCTCAACGGCTTCCGGCAGGAAGGCTTCGGCCCGATGGACCGCACCACCACCGCGGGCGGGCGCCGCTGCAGCACCTCGCTGGCCTACCTGGACCAGGCCCGCGAACGACCCAACCTGACCGTGCATACGCGTGCGCTGGCCGACCGCATCCTGTTCGCCGGACAGCGCGCCATCGGCGTGTCGTACCTGCAGGGCGACCATGTGCGCGAAGCCCGCGCGCGCCGCGAGGTGATCGTCAGCAACGGCGCGATCGCATCGCCGCAGCTGCTGCTGCGCTCGGGCGTGGGCAATGCCGACGAACTGCGCGCCTTCGGCATCGATACGGTCGCCGACCTGAAAGGCGTCGGCGAAAACCTGCAGGACCACCTGGAGATGTACCTGCAGTACGAATGCACCAGGCCGGTGTCGCTGTACCCGGCGCTGCAGTGGTGGAACAAGCCGGCGATCGGCATCGAATGGTACCTGCGCGGCACCGGCACGGCGGCCTCCAACCACTTCGAGGCCGGCGGCTTTATCCGCAGCAGCGACGAGTTTGCCTGGCCCAACCTGCAGTACCACTTCATCCCGCTGGCGATGAACTACGACGGCAGCAACCCGGTGAAGTCGCACGGCTTCCAGTGCCATGTGGGCTCGATGCGCTCGCCCAGCACCGGCTTCGTCAAGCTCGCCAGCCGCGATCCGCGCGTGAAGCCACGGCTGCTGTTCAACTACATGGCGCACGACGTCGACTGGCGCGAGTTCCGCGCCGCGGTGCGGCTGACGCGCGAGATCATCGGCCAGCAGGCGATGGACCAGTTCCGCGGCCGCGAGATCAAGCCCGGCATGATGGTGCAGAGCGATGCCGAGATCGACGCCTTCGTGCGCGAGCACGCCGAGACCGCGCTGCATCCGTCGTGCACGTGCAAGATGGGCGACGCCTCCGACCCGATGGCGGTGGTCGACAACCAGGGGCGCGTGCATGGCTTGTCGGGCCTGCGCGTGGTCGATGCCTCGATCATGCCGAAGATCGTCACCGGGAACCTGAACGCGCCCACGATCATGATGGCCGAGAAGCTGGCCGACGTGATCCGCGGCCGCGCCCCGCTGCAGCGCTCGACCGCGCCTTACTACCAGGCGGCGCCTGCGCGCATGCAGTCTAGCGCGGAGCGAGCTCAGCCGCCCACCGCGCGCCTCGCCATGCCGATGCCTGCCTGACCCGAGCGGCGCGGCGCGCGGGCATCCCGCCCGAACCCTGACTGCGGCACATGTGCTGCCGGGACCGAGGTCCCGGCGGGCAGCGTGCGCCCTGTCGGGCGCGCAGCGCCCCAACACCACCAAAGCCGGCGATCCATAAACAAACCCAGACCGGCTGCAAGGAGGAGACACAACCATGCTGCGCAAATGCTTTGCCGCAAGACGTGCCCCATACAGCGTCCTGTACGGCGCCCTGCCCCTGCTGCTGTGCCAGGCGCTGCCCGCGCTGGCGCAGGCCGGCGGCGACACCACGCTGGCGGTCGCCCCGGTGCCGCAAGTCACCGCTACCGTGCCGCCGGCCGAAGCCGCCGCGCCGGTGTCGCCCTGGAGCGCCAACATGACGCTGACCTCGCAGTACGTCTCGCGCGGTTTCCGCCAGACCTGGGGTAAGCCTGCGGTGCAGGGGGGCATCGACTATGCCCATCCCAGCGGCTTCTCCGCGGGCACCTGGATGTCGAGCATCAGCGACAAGTTCATCGAGGGCGGCACGGTCGAATGGGACCTGTATGCCGGTTATACCGGCACCGTCGGCGACTTCGTCTACGCCGGACAGGTCTACTACTACCTCTACCCGGGCGCGAAGCTGCAGTACGCGCAGACCCGATACAACTACGGGGAAGCGGTCGCCTCGCTGACGTGGAAGTGGTTCAACGTCAAGTACTGGCTGACCTATACGCCCGACTACTTCGGCTACAACAGCGCCTCGCTGATGACTGGCAACGACCCGCACAGCCGCGGCTCCGGCTACCTCGACGTGAACGGCACCTTCGACCTGGGCCACGGCGTCACGCTGCTGCTGCACTACGGCCAGGAGCGCGTGCGCAACTTCGCCGCCTACAACTTCCGCGACGTGCGCGTGGCACTGTCCAAGGCCTTTGAAGGCGGCTGGACGCTGACCGGCGCCTATACCCGCGGCTGGGGCCGCACCGACGTATACGACAAATACACCACCGGCGC from Cupriavidus taiwanensis includes the following:
- a CDS encoding aldehyde dehydrogenase family protein: MIQTQLYIDGQWQSPIDQGTRAIVSPADESVIAQAAEATRADARLAIAAARRAFDGPWRQTTIRDRARLLNKIAELIDRDAEKLAHLESLNTGKTLTESRTDMGDIAATFRYFAGLVASEAGAVNEAPHHVISRTLREPVGVCGLITPWNYPLLQAAWKIAPALGAGNTVVIKPSNLTPLTTHHFTQLVAELDLPPGVFNLVTGGAEVGAELAESLDVDLVSFTGGAFAGESIMKAATGNFKRIGLELGGKNPNIVFADADLDAAVDYALNAAFFHAGQVCSAGSRLMVEDSIYDAFIGRLAERLPRIVIGNGFHGETRMGPVQSAQQHEKILGMVQAGIAEGARLVHGGKRPPGDVFKQGYWLEPTLLADVTAQMKIAKEEIFGPVITAERFRSEAEALRAANDTPYGLAAAVWTRDLDKANRMSRALRFGTVWVNDYHPYFPEAPWGGYKASGIGRELARIGLDEYTELKHSYINLAPKAMGWFGA
- the betA gene encoding choline dehydrogenase; protein product: MQAIHEYDYIIVGAGSAGCVLAARLSEDAGVSVLLLEAGGPDWRMDWRTQMPAALAYPLQGTTYNWAYVTEPEPHMNHRRMTQGRGKGLGGSSLINGMCYIRGNAMDYDGWAQTRSLENWSYADCLPYFRKAETYDKGANDYHGGNGPLHVTTPKAGISPLFDAFIKAGEQAGYGRTDDLNGFRQEGFGPMDRTTTAGGRRCSTSLAYLDQARERPNLTVHTRALADRILFAGQRAIGVSYLQGDHVREARARREVIVSNGAIASPQLLLRSGVGNADELRAFGIDTVADLKGVGENLQDHLEMYLQYECTRPVSLYPALQWWNKPAIGIEWYLRGTGTAASNHFEAGGFIRSSDEFAWPNLQYHFIPLAMNYDGSNPVKSHGFQCHVGSMRSPSTGFVKLASRDPRVKPRLLFNYMAHDVDWREFRAAVRLTREIIGQQAMDQFRGREIKPGMMVQSDAEIDAFVREHAETALHPSCTCKMGDASDPMAVVDNQGRVHGLSGLRVVDASIMPKIVTGNLNAPTIMMAEKLADVIRGRAPLQRSTAPYYQAAPARMQSSAERAQPPTARLAMPMPA
- a CDS encoding TorF family putative porin, with the protein product MLRKCFAARRAPYSVLYGALPLLLCQALPALAQAGGDTTLAVAPVPQVTATVPPAEAAAPVSPWSANMTLTSQYVSRGFRQTWGKPAVQGGIDYAHPSGFSAGTWMSSISDKFIEGGTVEWDLYAGYTGTVGDFVYAGQVYYYLYPGAKLQYAQTRYNYGEAVASLTWKWFNVKYWLTYTPDYFGYNSASLMTGNDPHSRGSGYLDVNGTFDLGHGVTLLLHYGQERVRNFAAYNFRDVRVALSKAFEGGWTLTGAYTRGWGRTDVYDKYTTGALDSSGNPAVSNPLKSTFLVSLTKTF